The Roseibium salinum nucleotide sequence AGCGCCGTCGGCGTGTCATACTCGAAATCCATCAGCCGCAGGTTTCCGCAAGCCAGATGGATGCCGGGGAAATAGGTTTCCCGGATGACTTCGGAGAAGGGAATGCGGAAATTGTCGTAGCGCAGCGCGTCATAGGTCGTGTCGGTGCGCTCGTCGTCCCCCTCGCCCGAGCGAAGATCCCGGTCCGGCTGAATGCCGAAAGTGGTGGTCATGGAGGCCTGCGGGTCCAGATCGACGCACAGCACCCGGTAGCCCTGCAGGGCGAGATAATGCGCCAGGTGCACCGAGGTCGTGGTCTTCGAACTGCCGCCCTTGAAGTTCGCCGCCGCAATCACCTGCAGCTTTTCACCGGGCCGCCGATGCGGCGTCAGCCGGAGCGCATCGTCGGGACGCATCTCGGCAAGAAAGGACCGCAATTCCCAAACCTGGTCGACCGTATAGATCCGGCGATTGTTTTCCGCCCGGTGCGGCTGGGGGCCCTTGCCTTCGAGCGTCAGGGTACGCAGAGTGCTTTCGGGAACGCCGAGCAGGCGCACCAGGTCCGTTGTCGAGAACGTTCGGCCGAACATCTTGCGCGCTTCCGGGGGATAGGCCATTTCACGCATCGTCTGCAAACGGTCCGACAGCCTTTGCGTAAAGGTTTCAATCTTTGCCGTTGTATCGCGTTCGCCGACAATAATTTCGTTTACGGCCATTGATGCCCTCTGACGGTTTCGCACCCGAGTAACCCGGACACTCCGTCATAGATGCCGAAATCCGATCGGGCACGCAAGGAATTTTAAGTTAACCAGTACTTAACAAGCCTCTGTGAACGCAGGAAAAAGCTGGCAAAACCGCGGGGCGAAGCGAACCGGGAAGGTTAATCGTCGAAACGGCAATATCACTGCAAAGAATTGCGAATGCGCCAATTACCGTAGGGATTTCAAGTAATTAGGCCTTTCCCATTACGCACCCGGTTCCGTTTGACGCCTATCCGGGTCTTCTCTCCAAACAGGCGCAAACCCCGTTTCAGGACTTCCGCCGAAAGCACGGTCCGGTGTCGAAAAGTGGCCCTGCGTGTATGGTTTCCG carries:
- the repA gene encoding plasmid partitioning protein RepA, with amino-acid sequence MAVNEIIVGERDTTAKIETFTQRLSDRLQTMREMAYPPEARKMFGRTFSTTDLVRLLGVPESTLRTLTLEGKGPQPHRAENNRRIYTVDQVWELRSFLAEMRPDDALRLTPHRRPGEKLQVIAAANFKGGSSKTTTSVHLAHYLALQGYRVLCVDLDPQASMTTTFGIQPDRDLRSGEGDDERTDTTYDALRYDNFRIPFSEVIRETYFPGIHLACGNLRLMDFEYDTPTALAERYSDELGLFFQRLDAVIQSVADNYDVVVLDTPPSLGYTTMAALYAATGLIITVHPAMLDVSSCSQFLKMISDVTHTLSEGGAVFEHDFTKFLLTRVNPNDGPQKIMSGTMRDLFGTDVLVAEAIESTAIASAGVAKKTLYEIEPGEIGRETLKRALESADRVNAEILDLIKNVWGRETR